A genomic window from Peromyscus maniculatus bairdii isolate BWxNUB_F1_BW_parent chromosome 1, HU_Pman_BW_mat_3.1, whole genome shotgun sequence includes:
- the LOC102908488 gene encoding kallikrein-1E2-like produces MWCLLLCLILSLGKCGARPLMESRIISGWECERHSQPRQVAVYHYGRALCGGVLVHPQWVLTAVHCFSRSLANLLWVWVSPSLFHFYWPHWRTGLSGTKQTGRGVPSMHV; encoded by the exons ATGTGGTGCCTGCTTCTGTGTCTCATCCTGtctctggggaaatgtg GTGCCCGGCCCCTCATGGAGTCCAGGATCATCAGTGGCTGGGAGTGTGAGAGACATTCCCAACCCCGGCAGGTGGCTGTGTATCATTATGGCAGGGCCCTGTGTGGGGGTGTCCTGGTGCACCCCCAGTGGGTGCTCACAGCTGTCCACTGCTTCAGCCG GTCTCTGGCCAACCTTCTCTGGGTCTGGGTCTCACCCTCCCTCTTCCATTTCTACTGGCCACACTGGAGAACAGGCTTGAGCGGAACCAAGCAGACGGGAAGAGGTGTCCCCAGCATGCATGTGTGA